DNA sequence from the Flavobacterium lipolyticum genome:
AAATTAAAGGAGATGTTTACACAGAGCAGGTTAACAGCAGTCGTGCAGCATACAAAAGTGCTTTGGCAAATTTAGCGAATGCTAAACTTGAAATTGAAAAAGTGAAACCTCTGGTAGATGCAAAAGTATATTCGGACATGCAGTTAAAAACAGCACAGGCAAATTACGATGCAGCACAAGCACAGACAGCACAAGCAAAAGCAGCTTTAGGATCTTCACAATTAAACGCTGATTTCTCTTTGATAAAAGCTCCGGTAAGCGGTTATATCAGCCGTATTCCAAATCGTGTCGGAAACTTGGTTACGCCATCAGATACTGTTCCGTTGACTATTTTATCAGACATTAATACAGTGTTTGTTTATTTCTCGATGAGCGAATCGGATTATCTGACTTTCTCCAAAGATTCAAAATCAAAGAAAACAGTAAGTCTTATTATGGCCGATGATAGTGCTTACGATCAAAAAGGAACATTAGAAATTGCCAGTGGAAACATTGACAGAACTACCGGAACAATTGCCTTAAAAGCGATTTTTCCAAATCCTAAAAAACTTTTGCGTGCAGGAGGATCAGCGAGAATTATTTTAAACAGCAATTTGTCTTCTGTTGTAACGGTACCAATG
Encoded proteins:
- a CDS encoding efflux RND transporter periplasmic adaptor subunit, which codes for MTKQFFQNYKTLNTVVVLLIIIGFSSCGKSGSEADAMAVPKPEVDFFQAKSVTGEVEKKYPGTVEGTVNVDIKAQVSGYLEAIYVKEGDYVNKGQSLFKIKGDVYTEQVNSSRAAYKSALANLANAKLEIEKVKPLVDAKVYSDMQLKTAQANYDAAQAQTAQAKAALGSSQLNADFSLIKAPVSGYISRIPNRVGNLVTPSDTVPLTILSDINTVFVYFSMSESDYLTFSKDSKSKKTVSLIMADDSAYDQKGTLEIASGNIDRTTGTIALKAIFPNPKKLLRAGGSARIILNSNLSSVVTVPMASVKDIQDKFFVFVLGKGNKVAMKPIEVAGSSGVNYFVKNGVKSGDKIALNSIDALSDGIEVRAIIK